The following are encoded in a window of Mycolicibacterium tusciae JS617 genomic DNA:
- a CDS encoding glycoside hydrolase family 16 protein, whose product MDRRNMMMMTGLGFLAATIPAAQAHASPANRAPLPAQPPSADPGGGYIFSDEFDGPAGSAPDRSKWVVQTWQDEVWPPVEGIYRDDRRNVFLDGNSKLVLLATHDMNQFFSGKLRGIWRGMINQTWEARIKLDCLTPGAWPAFWAVNEDPLPDGEVDVFEWYGNGQWAPGTTVHAASNGKTWEGKSIPGLVDGGWHTWRMHWGEDGFTFWRDYVDGAEPYFHVPPKPIQVSGRPDDWRWPFNNPGYWMQPMFTLAVGGPGGGNPTLGQFPAAMLVDYLRVW is encoded by the coding sequence ATGGATCGCCGCAACATGATGATGATGACGGGTCTTGGCTTTTTGGCCGCCACGATTCCCGCCGCCCAAGCCCACGCAAGCCCGGCAAATCGCGCGCCGCTACCGGCGCAGCCGCCGAGCGCCGACCCGGGCGGGGGCTACATATTCTCCGACGAGTTCGACGGTCCCGCAGGGTCGGCGCCCGACCGCTCCAAGTGGGTGGTGCAGACCTGGCAGGACGAGGTGTGGCCGCCGGTCGAGGGGATATACCGCGACGATCGCCGAAATGTGTTCCTCGACGGCAACTCCAAACTCGTACTGCTCGCCACCCACGATATGAACCAGTTCTTCAGCGGCAAGCTGCGGGGCATCTGGCGAGGCATGATCAACCAGACGTGGGAAGCGCGAATCAAGCTCGACTGCCTGACGCCAGGGGCCTGGCCGGCGTTCTGGGCCGTGAACGAGGATCCGCTGCCCGACGGTGAGGTCGACGTATTCGAGTGGTACGGCAACGGGCAGTGGGCACCGGGGACGACGGTGCACGCGGCGTCCAACGGCAAGACGTGGGAGGGCAAGTCGATCCCCGGTCTGGTCGACGGTGGCTGGCATACCTGGCGGATGCATTGGGGCGAGGACGGTTTCACGTTCTGGCGGGATTACGTCGACGGTGCGGAACCGTACTTCCATGTGCCGCCGAAGCCGATTCAGGTGTCGGGCAGGCCCGACGACTGGCGGTGGCCGTTCAACAATCCCGGCTACTGGATGCAGCCCATGTTCACCCTCGCGGTCGGCGGGCCCGGCGGCGGCAATCCAACCTTGGGTCAGTTCCCCGCGGCGATGCTGGTCGACTACCTCCGCGTTTGGTAA
- a CDS encoding glycosyltransferase family 39 protein, translating into MLDPVIVGVLAAALSLVGAGRPSFWYDEAATISASYSRSLGELWQMMGNVDAVHGLYYVLMHGWFTIFEPTEFWSRVPSGLAVGGAAAGVVVLARQFSSRAVALSAGIICAILPRATWAGIEARPYALTMMVAAWSTVLLVHAVRRNNDWIWLCYAAAMAAAILLDVYLALMFLAHTVFLCFYRPARAVAVRFGITMVCTCLAVAPFVRMAVGQAHQIIWISPVGSRTIEDVLVQQYFERSPLFLIVSACVIVTAVILWRFTSARLAETDRHLLALAIAWLVVPTALILGWSALVHPVYTPRYLCFTAPAIALVLGVCVGALTVRTWIAVAVLVVFTLAAAPNFFLVQRSPYAKYGMDYSQVADLIAAEAKGEPGECLMVNDTVTFMPAPMRPLLAARPDAYRKVVDISLWQKATERRDVFDTNLIPEASAGPLGVCRVVWIITQADPARPAHEQNPAMEPGPLFGGTPAFAVTREHGYRLLERWQFNLVQVIKATR; encoded by the coding sequence GTGCTCGACCCCGTCATTGTGGGAGTCCTCGCTGCCGCGCTCAGCCTCGTGGGCGCTGGCCGCCCGTCGTTCTGGTACGACGAGGCCGCGACGATCTCGGCGTCCTACAGCCGCTCCCTGGGGGAGCTGTGGCAGATGATGGGCAACGTCGACGCCGTCCACGGCCTGTACTACGTGCTCATGCACGGCTGGTTCACCATCTTCGAACCCACGGAATTCTGGTCACGCGTGCCGAGCGGTCTGGCGGTCGGAGGTGCGGCGGCCGGTGTGGTGGTGCTGGCCAGGCAGTTCTCGTCTCGCGCCGTCGCGCTGAGCGCCGGGATCATCTGTGCGATCCTGCCCCGCGCGACATGGGCGGGCATCGAAGCCCGTCCGTATGCACTGACGATGATGGTCGCCGCGTGGTCGACCGTACTGCTGGTTCACGCCGTACGCCGCAACAACGATTGGATATGGCTCTGTTATGCCGCGGCGATGGCGGCGGCGATTCTTCTCGACGTGTACCTCGCACTGATGTTCTTGGCGCACACCGTATTCCTGTGTTTCTACCGGCCGGCCCGGGCCGTTGCCGTGCGCTTCGGCATCACCATGGTCTGCACGTGCCTTGCCGTGGCGCCGTTCGTCCGCATGGCCGTCGGTCAGGCGCATCAGATCATCTGGATCTCACCGGTCGGCAGTCGGACGATCGAAGACGTCCTCGTGCAGCAGTACTTCGAAAGGAGCCCGCTGTTTCTGATCGTCTCCGCCTGCGTCATCGTGACGGCAGTGATCCTGTGGCGCTTCACTTCTGCGCGTCTGGCTGAGACGGATCGCCATCTTCTCGCCTTGGCGATCGCGTGGCTGGTGGTACCCACCGCGTTGATCCTCGGCTGGTCGGCGCTGGTGCATCCGGTATACACGCCTCGCTACCTGTGCTTCACCGCTCCGGCGATAGCACTGGTGCTGGGCGTGTGCGTCGGCGCGTTGACCGTGCGGACCTGGATAGCCGTCGCTGTGCTCGTCGTCTTCACACTTGCCGCAGCGCCGAATTTCTTTCTGGTACAACGCAGTCCGTATGCGAAGTACGGGATGGACTACAGCCAGGTCGCCGACCTGATTGCCGCAGAGGCAAAGGGCGAGCCGGGTGAGTGCCTGATGGTCAACGACACAGTGACCTTCATGCCTGCCCCCATGCGCCCGCTGCTGGCGGCACGTCCCGACGCATATCGGAAAGTGGTCGATATCAGCCTGTGGCAGAAGGCCACCGAGCGACGCGACGTCTTCGACACCAACCTCATACCTGAGGCATCCGCTGGGCCGCTGGGCGTCTGCCGCGTCGTGTGGATCATCACCCAGGCCGACCCGGCAAGGCCTGCCCACGAACAGAATCCGGCGATGGAGCCAGGTCCGCTATTCGGCGGCACCCCTGCGTTCGCGGTGACCCGCGAGCACGGCTATCGGCTGCTGGAGCGCTGGCAGTTCAACCTGGTTCAGGTCATCAAGGCGACGCGATGA
- a CDS encoding VOC family protein, whose product MAIDVQPAISPHLVVDDAAAAIEFYVKAFDAQEYGRVPGPDGKLVHAALNINGFMVMLNDDFPEMTEGKSTTPKALGGSPVTIHLTVTDVDTKFAKAVDAGATVVHPLEDAFWGDRYGVVRDPFGHLWSMGQPVREVSMEEIEEAMKQSH is encoded by the coding sequence ATGGCAATCGACGTTCAGCCTGCCATATCCCCCCACCTCGTCGTCGACGATGCCGCGGCGGCCATCGAGTTCTACGTCAAGGCCTTTGACGCCCAGGAGTATGGCCGGGTCCCGGGTCCGGACGGCAAGCTCGTTCATGCCGCATTGAACATCAATGGCTTCATGGTGATGCTCAACGACGACTTCCCCGAGATGACCGAGGGCAAGTCGACGACCCCCAAGGCGCTCGGCGGCAGTCCGGTGACCATCCACCTGACGGTCACCGATGTCGACACCAAGTTCGCCAAGGCCGTCGATGCCGGCGCCACCGTGGTCCACCCACTGGAAGACGCGTTCTGGGGCGACCGCTACGGCGTGGTGCGCGATCCGTTCGGCCACCTCTGGTCGATGGGCCAGCCGGTGCGCGAGGTCAGCATGGAAGAAATCGAAGAGGCGATGAAGCAGAGCCACTAA
- a CDS encoding cytochrome P450, giving the protein MTAPEVTARLPWDAADPYPYYELRRREGAVVWDDGIGAWLILGYQPAQQILASTESTSNPLANPNAPAAISALDPDLLQRNILFTDGADHRRLRGSVRDVFTRSFITGLEGGIESVASQTIDHIPADVEFDVMADIALHLPIAIAAAWLDLGVASARLLREESPAISRMLSDLSDADAVDAGTAAFATLLTDLLPVAADRRTHPSDDLLSFIAADPELELDDVVTTAVIIAVAGHETTANLLGAAMVRLLTPGSGDIRPIDRMETVDDRLVTELLRMDGPVQAVGRTAAGNHTIDDIEIHAGEPALVVLGAANRDPIVFNRPEQLQLDRPGPAPLAFGYGAHYCLGAALARLEIAIALRHLLARRPALCGEPAWRDTPAIRGPQTLPCVFA; this is encoded by the coding sequence ATGACTGCCCCTGAGGTGACAGCGCGGCTGCCCTGGGACGCCGCCGACCCGTACCCGTATTACGAGTTGCGGCGCCGCGAGGGTGCGGTGGTCTGGGACGACGGGATCGGGGCGTGGCTGATTCTCGGCTATCAGCCCGCCCAGCAGATCCTTGCGAGCACGGAGTCGACCAGCAATCCGCTAGCGAATCCAAATGCGCCAGCCGCGATAAGTGCGTTGGACCCAGACCTGTTGCAACGCAACATCTTGTTTACCGACGGCGCCGATCATCGACGCCTGCGCGGCTCCGTCCGAGACGTGTTCACCCGCTCATTCATCACGGGCCTCGAAGGCGGCATCGAGTCTGTCGCCAGCCAAACGATCGACCACATTCCGGCCGATGTCGAGTTCGACGTCATGGCTGACATCGCCCTGCACCTGCCGATCGCAATTGCCGCGGCGTGGCTCGATCTCGGCGTCGCCTCGGCACGGCTACTGCGTGAGGAATCACCTGCGATCAGCCGAATGCTCAGCGATCTTTCCGACGCCGATGCTGTCGACGCGGGAACCGCCGCGTTCGCAACGTTGCTTACCGACCTTCTGCCGGTGGCCGCAGACCGTCGCACCCACCCGAGCGACGACCTCCTCAGCTTCATCGCCGCCGACCCGGAACTCGAGCTCGACGACGTTGTCACCACGGCGGTGATCATCGCCGTCGCCGGCCACGAGACCACTGCAAACCTGTTGGGCGCCGCTATGGTGCGGCTGCTGACACCCGGCTCCGGTGACATCCGGCCTATCGACAGGATGGAAACCGTCGACGATCGACTGGTCACCGAGCTGCTACGGATGGATGGTCCGGTCCAAGCCGTCGGACGCACGGCCGCAGGCAACCACACCATCGATGACATCGAAATCCACGCCGGGGAACCCGCGCTGGTGGTGCTCGGGGCGGCCAACCGAGACCCGATCGTCTTCAACCGCCCCGAGCAACTCCAACTAGACCGGCCCGGGCCCGCCCCACTTGCCTTCGGCTACGGGGCGCACTACTGCCTCGGAGCGGCGCTCGCCCGCCTCGAGATCGCCATCGCCCTGCGACACCTGCTGGCGCGCCGGCCCGCGCTATGCGGTGAGCCAGCCTGGCGGGACACTCCGGCCATCCGAGGGCCGCAGACGCTGCCCTGCGTTTTCGCCTGA
- a CDS encoding ABC1 kinase family protein, producing the protein MPLAGFAARAAGGRLVAGLREKAGSDGAVERFHERTAARYAERLGHSRGVLMKAGQILSMVDARAMGTGEFWPYQKALARLQADAPPMHPDLVREVLDDELGSAVDNFAQFSDEPMAAASVGQVHRAVLDDGRDVVVKIQYPGVAQAIRDDLANTELVATFLRFVVAASGMKVDIRSLAREATARIAEEVDYRHEAAMIDAFGDLYRGHPFIHIPQVIPEVSGDRVLTMTYLDGMDWAAAQVADQDLKNTWAEVITRFINGSYRHANLVQSDPHPGNYRFNPDGTVGFLDFGCVTIFPERQRWLWVSFMRAAYEQRMHDCRELMTELGFIAADSSLSADDLQHWISDLTYEVTAPQPVTYTTEATGRVVRGFFDIRDSDHPLTKVNLPPKFAFTSRITLAFASIAGGLQATLDMQAINDDMDGLAEPVTELGKQHHAWVRERGLPGALDHHDCP; encoded by the coding sequence ATGCCACTCGCGGGCTTCGCTGCGCGTGCTGCCGGCGGCCGACTCGTGGCCGGGCTCAGGGAGAAGGCGGGCAGTGACGGTGCCGTCGAGCGGTTTCACGAGCGCACCGCCGCGCGGTATGCCGAACGTCTGGGCCACTCGCGCGGCGTGTTGATGAAGGCCGGCCAGATCCTCTCGATGGTCGACGCACGGGCGATGGGCACCGGCGAGTTCTGGCCATATCAGAAAGCCCTGGCGCGTCTGCAGGCTGATGCGCCGCCCATGCACCCCGACCTTGTTCGGGAAGTGCTCGACGACGAACTAGGTTCCGCTGTAGACAATTTCGCGCAGTTTTCGGACGAGCCGATGGCCGCTGCATCGGTTGGCCAGGTACACCGAGCTGTCCTGGATGATGGCCGTGATGTCGTCGTCAAGATCCAATATCCCGGTGTGGCACAGGCTATCCGGGATGACTTAGCCAACACGGAATTGGTCGCGACGTTTCTGAGGTTCGTAGTTGCGGCATCGGGCATGAAGGTCGATATCCGCAGCCTCGCACGCGAAGCGACGGCGCGAATTGCCGAAGAGGTCGATTATCGGCACGAGGCGGCCATGATCGATGCGTTCGGTGATCTTTACCGCGGCCACCCCTTCATCCACATCCCACAGGTCATCCCCGAAGTGTCCGGTGACCGAGTGCTGACGATGACGTATCTGGACGGGATGGACTGGGCGGCAGCGCAAGTCGCCGATCAGGACTTGAAGAACACGTGGGCCGAAGTGATCACCCGGTTCATCAATGGCAGCTACCGCCATGCCAACCTCGTGCAGTCCGACCCACACCCCGGCAACTATCGCTTCAATCCCGACGGCACCGTCGGGTTTCTCGACTTCGGCTGCGTCACGATATTTCCCGAGAGACAGCGCTGGCTGTGGGTGTCGTTCATGCGTGCGGCGTACGAGCAACGAATGCACGACTGCCGCGAGCTCATGACGGAACTGGGCTTCATAGCCGCTGACTCGTCACTGAGCGCCGACGACTTACAACACTGGATTTCGGACTTGACTTACGAAGTCACGGCGCCTCAACCGGTGACGTACACCACCGAGGCGACGGGCCGTGTCGTCCGGGGGTTCTTCGACATTCGCGATTCCGACCATCCGCTCACCAAAGTGAATCTGCCACCGAAGTTCGCGTTCACGTCTCGGATCACACTCGCGTTCGCCAGCATCGCGGGTGGCCTGCAGGCGACGCTGGACATGCAGGCAATCAACGACGACATGGACGGGCTGGCCGAACCGGTCACCGAACTCGGCAAGCAACACCACGCCTGGGTGCGTGAGCGTGGCCTGCCGGGAGCGCTGGATCATCATGACTGCCCCTGA
- a CDS encoding TetR/AcrR family transcriptional regulator produces the protein MAAATPTRERLVTEAMKLFSAKGFDATSVSQIEAAAGLAPGSGALYHHFKSKDALLDAGIDRQLDRRQAMRDIRTLFAGLGNLRAELTVLGRYLLSIVDEEIELLQIAVRTPAGRSARLDTAYAALVDGLNAELGDSITAWAPTLAAQDRTVLAALGVNGILGARFATGLFHQLEARIPDDRYLREWTALLATRIEALANEN, from the coding sequence ATGGCAGCGGCGACACCTACACGAGAACGCCTGGTGACCGAGGCAATGAAGTTGTTCAGCGCGAAGGGCTTCGACGCGACGAGCGTCTCCCAAATCGAGGCCGCCGCCGGGCTGGCGCCGGGTTCGGGCGCGCTGTATCACCACTTCAAGTCCAAAGACGCGCTGCTCGACGCAGGCATCGACCGCCAGTTGGATCGCCGCCAAGCTATGCGGGACATCCGGACACTGTTCGCCGGACTAGGAAATCTCCGAGCAGAGCTCACCGTCCTCGGGCGCTACCTGCTCAGCATCGTCGACGAGGAGATCGAACTGTTGCAGATCGCCGTACGCACACCCGCGGGCCGATCAGCACGTCTTGATACCGCATACGCCGCGCTCGTTGACGGACTGAACGCTGAACTCGGTGACTCGATCACGGCCTGGGCGCCGACGCTTGCCGCCCAAGACCGCACCGTTCTCGCCGCACTCGGGGTCAACGGCATTCTCGGAGCACGTTTCGCGACCGGCCTCTTTCACCAGCTGGAGGCACGCATCCCCGACGATCGTTATCTCCGCGAGTGGACGGCGCTTCTCGCCACCCGCATCGAAGCACTCGCGAATGAGAACTGA
- a CDS encoding HNH endonuclease signature motif containing protein, with translation MSSTATSDAPVMGPADRLEVLFDELGELMGQRNAIDGRIVDIVAAMDHGNLVGMTGARSVAALVAWKTGSSTRNAQTIATLAHRIEEFPRCVAGLREGRLSLDQVGIIAEKAAPGSDEHYVALADVATVNQLRTALKLQPRPKPEPEPWREPVPERAITKTCDEQSTTWKITLGPLDAATFDAALQSHLDALIVQWKRDHQDGEPCADQRPPLPDTGDAFMSLIEAGWDTDVAGRPHGQRTTVVAHLDVKDRIAQLHLGPLLSDAQRQYLTCDATCEAWFHRDGQPIGAGRTTRTINRRLRRALEFRHPTCAVPGCAGTRGLHAHHIQHWEDGGPTDLTNLVLLCPYHHRLHHRGVITITGPPERLTVTDSDGRTLSSGSLARPPNRPPPDVAPYPGPLGERADWWYYDPFQPQPPTNN, from the coding sequence ATGTCCTCGACCGCAACTTCTGACGCACCGGTGATGGGTCCGGCGGATCGTCTGGAGGTGTTGTTCGACGAGTTGGGCGAGTTGATGGGTCAGCGCAACGCCATCGATGGGCGCATCGTGGACATCGTCGCCGCGATGGATCACGGCAACCTGGTGGGTATGACCGGGGCACGCTCGGTCGCGGCGTTGGTGGCGTGGAAGACCGGCAGCTCGACGAGAAACGCCCAGACCATCGCCACCCTGGCCCACCGGATCGAGGAGTTCCCGCGGTGCGTGGCGGGCCTGCGCGAAGGGCGACTGTCGCTGGATCAGGTCGGCATCATCGCCGAAAAGGCCGCCCCCGGATCCGATGAGCATTACGTGGCGCTGGCCGACGTCGCCACCGTCAACCAACTCCGCACCGCCCTCAAACTGCAACCACGCCCTAAACCCGAACCCGAACCGTGGCGCGAACCCGTCCCGGAGCGCGCGATCACCAAGACCTGCGACGAGCAGTCCACTACCTGGAAGATCACACTGGGCCCACTGGATGCGGCCACGTTCGACGCGGCCCTGCAGTCACACCTGGATGCACTGATCGTGCAGTGGAAACGTGACCATCAGGACGGTGAGCCCTGCGCGGATCAACGGCCGCCGCTGCCCGACACCGGTGATGCGTTCATGAGTCTGATCGAAGCCGGATGGGACACCGACGTCGCCGGCCGCCCCCACGGACAACGCACCACCGTGGTCGCCCACCTCGACGTCAAAGACCGCATCGCCCAGTTGCACCTGGGGCCGCTGCTGTCCGACGCCCAACGCCAATACCTCACCTGTGATGCCACCTGCGAAGCGTGGTTTCACCGCGACGGACAGCCCATCGGTGCTGGGCGCACCACCCGCACCATCAACCGCCGACTGCGTCGTGCGCTGGAGTTCCGCCATCCCACCTGTGCGGTGCCCGGTTGCGCCGGCACCCGCGGTCTGCACGCCCACCACATCCAGCACTGGGAAGACGGCGGGCCCACCGACCTGACCAACCTCGTCTTGCTGTGCCCCTACCATCACCGGTTGCATCACCGCGGTGTCATCACCATCACAGGACCACCCGAGCGCCTCACCGTCACCGACAGTGACGGCCGCACACTGAGTTCGGGATCGCTTGCCCGCCCACCGAATCGGCCCCCACCCGACGTAGCGCCCTACCCCGGACCCCTCGGCGAACGCGCCGACTGGTGGTACTACGACCCCTTCCAACCCCAACCACCCACCAACAACTAG
- a CDS encoding FAD-dependent oxidoreductase, producing MPHVITQSCCSDGSCVYACPVNCIHPSPDEPGFATAEMLYIDPVACVDCGACVSACPVGAIAPDTRLEPEQLPFIELNAAFYPKPDGKLPPTSKLAPVIDAPLVRPRSGAPLTVAIVGSGPAAMYAADELLTQRGVRVNVFERLPTPYGLVRAGVAPDHQSTKRVTRLFDMVTRLPGFSFYLNVDVGTDLTHADLLAHHHAVLYAVGAPNDRRLDIDGMGLPGSGTATEMVAWINGHPEFTDLPVDLSHERVVIVGNGNVALDVARILATDPDALAATDISDHALVALRSSKVAEVVIAARRGPAHSAFTLPELIGLTSTCDVVLDEADRELVIRDLATVTDPLTRNKLEILAELGRASTPATRPRIRLAYQLTPIRVLGEHRVHGVEFNATGTDEVRCIDAGPVLTSIGYRGKAIRDLPFDDTTAVVPNDGGRVVDPASGDVVRGSYVAGWIKRGPTGFIGTNKSCAGETVHNLVADYNAGALADPVSRPAALDKLVRSRRPDMVDAAGWSAIDVAEIARGGERRPRDKFTTVADMLAAAAAAPAPSMRDRVLAGLRR from the coding sequence ATGCCTCACGTGATTACCCAGTCGTGTTGCAGCGACGGGTCCTGTGTCTACGCCTGTCCGGTGAACTGCATCCACCCGTCACCGGACGAGCCGGGCTTCGCCACCGCCGAGATGCTCTACATCGACCCGGTCGCGTGCGTCGATTGCGGTGCGTGCGTGTCGGCGTGCCCCGTCGGCGCCATCGCACCCGACACGCGGCTGGAACCCGAGCAGCTGCCGTTCATCGAGCTGAACGCTGCCTTCTATCCCAAGCCCGACGGGAAGCTGCCACCGACGTCGAAGCTGGCTCCGGTGATCGACGCACCTCTGGTTCGGCCGCGGTCCGGCGCTCCGTTGACGGTCGCGATCGTCGGGTCGGGTCCCGCGGCGATGTACGCCGCCGACGAACTGCTGACCCAACGTGGTGTGCGAGTCAACGTCTTCGAGCGGCTGCCAACCCCGTACGGTCTGGTGCGTGCCGGCGTCGCTCCCGATCACCAGAGCACCAAACGGGTGACGAGGCTGTTCGACATGGTGACGCGGCTGCCCGGCTTCTCGTTCTACCTCAACGTCGACGTGGGAACTGACCTGACGCACGCCGATCTGCTGGCTCACCATCACGCGGTGCTCTACGCCGTCGGTGCGCCCAACGATCGCCGCCTCGACATCGACGGCATGGGCCTGCCCGGCTCGGGCACCGCCACCGAAATGGTGGCGTGGATCAACGGCCATCCCGAATTCACCGACCTGCCAGTCGATCTGAGCCATGAGCGGGTGGTGATCGTCGGCAACGGCAATGTGGCGCTTGATGTGGCCCGCATTCTGGCAACCGACCCCGACGCCCTGGCGGCCACCGACATCTCCGACCACGCGCTCGTGGCGCTGCGCAGTTCGAAGGTGGCCGAGGTCGTCATCGCCGCCCGACGTGGCCCCGCGCACTCGGCCTTCACACTGCCGGAACTCATCGGGCTGACCTCGACGTGCGATGTGGTGCTGGACGAAGCCGACCGTGAGTTGGTGATCCGTGACCTCGCGACCGTCACCGATCCGTTGACGCGCAACAAGTTGGAGATCCTGGCCGAACTCGGGCGTGCATCTACACCGGCAACGCGGCCCCGGATCCGATTGGCTTATCAGCTGACGCCCATACGCGTTCTCGGCGAGCACCGCGTGCATGGTGTGGAGTTCAATGCGACCGGCACCGACGAGGTGCGGTGCATCGACGCCGGACCGGTGTTGACGTCCATCGGCTACCGCGGCAAGGCGATTCGCGATCTTCCTTTCGATGACACCACCGCGGTCGTGCCCAACGACGGCGGCCGGGTCGTCGATCCGGCGTCGGGTGATGTCGTGCGCGGCAGTTATGTTGCGGGGTGGATCAAGCGCGGCCCCACCGGCTTCATCGGCACCAACAAGTCCTGCGCCGGGGAGACGGTGCACAACCTGGTGGCCGACTACAACGCCGGGGCGCTCGCCGATCCGGTGAGCAGACCGGCTGCGCTGGACAAGCTTGTACGAAGCCGGCGGCCCGACATGGTCGACGCTGCCGGGTGGTCGGCCATCGACGTGGCGGAGATCGCCCGCGGCGGTGAGCGGCGCCCCCGCGACAAGTTCACGACGGTCGCCGACATGCTTGCCGCGGCGGCTGCCGCCCCCGCGCCGTCGATGCGCGATCGCGTGCTCGCCGGCCTGCGCCGCTAG
- a CDS encoding AurF N-oxygenase family protein has protein sequence MAVKEAKTRLVRRWRRNMEIGDRPEDKAYVDMLTTLSEGSVRRNFNPYTDIDWDSPEFAVIENDERWILPATDPIGQHPWYQSQSTERQIEIGMWRQANVAKVGLHFESILIRGLMEYAFWTPNGSPEYRYCLHEAVEECNHTMMFQEMVNRIGADVPGMPRMLKWIQPAIPLVAGPLPIPFWFGILAGEEPIDHTQKNVLREGKTLHPIMERVMAIHVAEEARHISFAHEYLRKRVPDLPRRKRFWLSLYVPVVMRVLCSAIIVPPRAFWKEFDIPRSVRKEIFFKSPESRQMLRDMFGDVRMLAHDTGMMNPLAKLIWRICRISGRPSRYRSEPARQHLVSVA, from the coding sequence ATGGCAGTCAAAGAAGCCAAGACGCGGCTGGTCAGGCGCTGGCGCCGCAATATGGAAATTGGCGACCGCCCAGAAGATAAGGCGTACGTCGACATGCTCACCACATTGTCCGAGGGGTCGGTGCGACGCAACTTCAATCCATACACCGACATCGACTGGGATTCCCCGGAGTTCGCGGTGATCGAGAACGACGAGCGCTGGATCCTGCCCGCGACAGACCCGATCGGCCAGCACCCCTGGTATCAGTCCCAGTCGACGGAGCGGCAGATCGAGATCGGCATGTGGCGCCAGGCCAACGTCGCCAAGGTCGGACTGCACTTCGAGTCGATCCTGATCCGCGGACTCATGGAATACGCATTCTGGACGCCCAATGGCTCACCGGAGTACCGGTACTGCCTGCATGAGGCGGTCGAGGAGTGCAACCACACCATGATGTTCCAAGAGATGGTGAACCGCATCGGTGCCGATGTGCCCGGTATGCCCCGGATGCTGAAGTGGATCCAGCCAGCCATCCCGCTGGTCGCAGGGCCGCTACCGATCCCGTTCTGGTTCGGCATCCTGGCCGGCGAGGAGCCCATCGATCACACCCAGAAAAACGTGCTGCGCGAGGGCAAGACGCTGCATCCGATCATGGAGCGCGTGATGGCCATCCACGTCGCCGAGGAGGCTCGCCACATCTCGTTTGCGCACGAGTACCTGCGCAAGCGGGTCCCTGATCTGCCTCGGCGCAAGCGCTTCTGGCTGTCGCTCTACGTTCCGGTCGTAATGCGAGTCCTGTGCTCGGCCATCATCGTTCCGCCGCGCGCGTTCTGGAAGGAATTCGACATCCCGCGGTCGGTCCGCAAGGAGATCTTCTTCAAATCGCCCGAGTCGCGGCAGATGCTGCGCGACATGTTCGGCGACGTGCGGATGCTCGCCCACGACACCGGGATGATGAATCCGCTCGCGAAACTGATCTGGCGGATCTGCCGGATCAGTGGTCGGCCAAGCCGGTATCGCAGCGAGCCGGCGCGCCAGCACTTGGTGTCGGTCGCGTAG
- the map gene encoding type I methionyl aminopeptidase: protein MVELKTRTEIDSMADAGAVVAEALRAVVECAKPGMTTADLDRVAAEVLTRHGAFSPFLNYHPRWAPTPFPGVLCVSVNDAVVHGIPNDYVLADGDLVSADFGATLRGWTGDAARSFIVGTPRDGDAALIEAADAALAAGIAAVRPGNTLGDVGHAIGSSARSAGYGMLADHGGHGIGRTMHEDPDVPNEGRRGKGMTLRPGLVIAIEPMLIADGTDEYRHDADGWTLRTLSGARAAHSEHTVAVTADGARILTN, encoded by the coding sequence ATGGTTGAGTTGAAAACGAGAACAGAGATCGACTCGATGGCGGATGCGGGCGCTGTCGTCGCCGAGGCTCTGCGCGCGGTCGTCGAGTGCGCGAAACCGGGCATGACCACTGCCGACCTGGACCGGGTCGCCGCGGAGGTGTTGACGCGCCACGGGGCATTCTCGCCTTTTCTCAACTACCACCCCCGCTGGGCGCCCACCCCGTTTCCCGGCGTGCTGTGCGTCAGCGTCAACGACGCCGTCGTGCACGGCATCCCGAACGACTACGTGCTGGCCGACGGCGACCTGGTGTCAGCCGACTTCGGCGCCACCCTGCGTGGCTGGACCGGTGACGCCGCGCGCAGTTTCATCGTGGGCACCCCGCGCGACGGGGATGCCGCGCTGATCGAGGCCGCCGACGCGGCGCTGGCGGCGGGCATCGCGGCGGTGCGGCCCGGCAACACACTCGGCGATGTCGGGCACGCAATCGGATCTAGCGCCCGCAGTGCGGGTTACGGCATGCTCGCCGACCACGGCGGGCACGGCATCGGCCGGACGATGCACGAGGATCCGGATGTGCCCAATGAGGGCAGGCGCGGCAAGGGCATGACCTTGCGTCCCGGCTTGGTCATCGCGATCGAACCGATGCTGATCGCCGATGGCACCGACGAGTACCGTCACGATGCCGATGGTTGGACGTTGCGGACGCTGTCGGGTGCACGCGCGGCGCACAGCGAACACACCGTCGCCGTCACCGCCGACGGCGCGCGCATCCTCACCAACTGA